Proteins encoded together in one Sulfitobacter pontiacus window:
- a CDS encoding DUF6497 family protein, translating to MVTDHPSLSASLAYGLHPAGAALKWLAVGAAFATASAAAQPVEVPSGESIELQEVLIDEVGVQTWLRFRFVAPYIARDTGAVDFAQVGADMTYLCDALAIPYMAQHALDGEVIVVSLADRVTEFGVSDPDATQFFEAFRLSNDTCIWEGL from the coding sequence TTGGTTACCGATCACCCCTCTCTTTCCGCGTCTTTGGCTTACGGTCTGCATCCAGCGGGTGCGGCATTGAAGTGGCTTGCGGTTGGCGCAGCTTTCGCCACGGCCTCTGCCGCGGCGCAGCCGGTCGAGGTGCCGTCGGGCGAAAGCATCGAATTGCAAGAGGTGTTGATAGACGAGGTGGGGGTGCAAACATGGCTGCGCTTCCGTTTTGTCGCCCCTTATATCGCGCGCGATACGGGCGCTGTGGACTTTGCGCAGGTTGGGGCCGATATGACCTATCTGTGCGACGCGCTGGCCATTCCCTACATGGCGCAACATGCGCTGGACGGAGAGGTCATCGTGGTCTCTTTGGCTGATCGCGTCACGGAATTCGGGGTGTCCGACCCCGATGCCACACAGTTTTTCGAGGCATTTCGCCTGAGCAACGACACCTGTATCTGGGAGGGCCTTTGA
- a CDS encoding DUF4174 domain-containing protein, which translates to MKPVIALVFAGLFAVSAGAQTATDPEVPTLFLPADMEDLSEFHWKKRPVLVFADSEDDPAFQSQMELLREQPEDLIERDVIVLTDTDPGARSPLRLRMRPRGFMLVLVGKDGGIKLRKPRPWDVREITRSIDKMTIRQREIREAKEKSGKIFD; encoded by the coding sequence ATGAAACCAGTGATAGCCCTTGTTTTTGCAGGATTGTTTGCGGTCTCGGCGGGGGCGCAAACGGCCACGGACCCCGAGGTTCCCACCTTGTTCCTGCCTGCAGATATGGAAGATTTGAGTGAATTCCACTGGAAAAAAAGACCGGTTCTGGTCTTTGCGGACAGCGAGGATGACCCCGCCTTCCAATCCCAGATGGAGCTTTTGCGCGAGCAGCCCGAAGACCTGATCGAACGTGACGTGATTGTCCTGACCGATACCGATCCGGGCGCGCGCAGCCCGTTGCGGCTGCGGATGCGGCCGCGCGGGTTCATGTTGGTGCTGGTGGGCAAAGACGGCGGGATCAAGCTGCGCAAGCCCCGCCCCTGGGATGTGCGCGAGATCACCCGCAGCATCGACAAAATGACCATCCGGCAACGCGAAATTCGCGAAGCCAAGGAAAAGTCAGGTAAAATCTTCGACTGA
- a CDS encoding acetyl/propionyl/methylcrotonyl-CoA carboxylase subunit alpha — MFNKILIANRGEIACRVIKTAKKMGIETVAVYSDADAQALHVQMADEAIHIGPPAANQSYIVIDKIMDAIKQSGAQAVHPGYGFLSENAKFAEALEAAGVAFVGPPKGAIEKMGDKITSKKIAQEAGVSTVPGYMGLIEDADEAVKISNEIGYPVMLKASAGGGGKGMRIAWNDEEAREGFQSSKNEAANSFGDDRIFIEKFVTQPRHIEIQVLCDAHGNGIYLGERECSIQRRNQKVVEEAPSPFLDEATRKAMGEQSVALAQAVGYTSAGTVEFIVDGDKNFYFLEMNTRLQVEHPVTELITGVDLVEQMIRVANGEKLTITQDDVKLTGWAIENRLYAEDPYRGFLPSIGRLTRYRPPMEIAAGPLLTNDKWQGDAPAGDTAVRNDTGVYEGGEISMYYDPMIAKLCTWAPTRAEAIERMRVALDSFEVEGIGHNLPFLSAVMDHPIFVEGNMTTAFIAEQYPDGFDGVELPDAELRRIAAATAAMHRVGEIRRTRVSGRMDNHERKVGTAWNVALQGQSFDVEIQADPKGATVTFDDGTALRVAGDWTPGDQLAEMTIDDAPLVFKVGKISGGFRVRARGADMKVHVRNPRQAELARLMPEKLPPDTSKMLLCPMPGLVVKIDVEVGDEVQEGQNLCTIEAMKMENILRAEKKGKVSKVNAAAGDSLAVDDVIIEFE, encoded by the coding sequence ATGTTCAATAAGATCCTGATCGCCAACCGCGGCGAGATTGCCTGCCGCGTTATCAAGACCGCCAAGAAGATGGGCATCGAAACCGTCGCCGTCTATTCCGACGCTGATGCGCAGGCGTTGCACGTCCAGATGGCCGATGAGGCGATCCACATCGGCCCGCCCGCCGCGAACCAGTCGTATATCGTGATCGACAAGATCATGGACGCGATCAAGCAGTCGGGCGCGCAGGCCGTACACCCGGGCTATGGCTTCCTGTCCGAGAACGCGAAATTCGCCGAGGCGCTCGAGGCCGCTGGTGTCGCCTTTGTCGGCCCCCCTAAGGGCGCGATCGAGAAGATGGGCGACAAGATTACCTCCAAGAAAATTGCGCAGGAGGCCGGTGTTTCCACGGTCCCCGGCTACATGGGGCTGATCGAAGACGCGGATGAGGCGGTGAAGATCTCGAACGAAATCGGCTATCCGGTGATGCTGAAGGCCTCTGCCGGTGGCGGCGGCAAGGGGATGCGTATCGCGTGGAACGACGAAGAGGCCCGCGAGGGGTTCCAGTCGTCCAAGAACGAGGCCGCCAATAGCTTTGGCGATGATCGTATCTTTATCGAGAAATTCGTCACCCAGCCGCGCCACATCGAAATTCAGGTGCTGTGCGACGCCCACGGCAATGGTATCTATCTGGGCGAACGCGAATGTTCGATCCAGCGCCGCAACCAGAAGGTCGTGGAAGAGGCCCCGTCGCCCTTCCTTGACGAAGCCACCCGCAAAGCCATGGGCGAGCAATCCGTCGCCTTGGCGCAGGCTGTGGGCTATACCTCTGCCGGTACGGTCGAATTCATCGTGGACGGCGACAAGAACTTCTACTTCCTTGAAATGAACACCCGTCTTCAGGTGGAACACCCCGTGACCGAGCTGATCACCGGTGTCGATCTGGTCGAACAGATGATCCGCGTGGCCAATGGCGAAAAGCTGACCATCACCCAAGACGATGTGAAGCTGACCGGTTGGGCCATCGAAAACCGGCTCTATGCCGAAGATCCGTACCGCGGCTTCCTGCCCTCCATCGGGCGTCTGACGCGCTACCGTCCGCCGATGGAGATCGCGGCCGGTCCCTTGCTGACCAACGACAAATGGCAGGGCGATGCGCCAGCGGGCGATACGGCCGTGCGCAACGATACCGGTGTCTACGAGGGCGGCGAGATCTCGATGTATTACGACCCGATGATCGCCAAGCTGTGTACATGGGCACCGACCCGCGCCGAGGCGATTGAACGCATGCGCGTGGCGCTGGATAGCTTCGAGGTCGAAGGCATCGGGCACAACCTGCCGTTCCTCTCTGCCGTGATGGATCACCCGATCTTTGTCGAAGGCAACATGACCACCGCCTTTATCGCCGAACAATACCCCGACGGCTTCGACGGGGTAGAGCTGCCTGACGCAGAACTGCGCCGGATCGCGGCGGCCACCGCAGCCATGCACCGCGTCGGAGAGATCCGCCGGACTCGCGTGTCGGGCCGCATGGACAACCACGAACGCAAGGTCGGCACCGCCTGGAACGTCGCGCTGCAAGGCCAGTCGTTCGATGTGGAAATTCAGGCCGACCCAAAGGGCGCGACGGTGACCTTCGACGACGGCACAGCGTTGCGCGTCGCGGGCGACTGGACACCGGGCGACCAACTGGCCGAGATGACCATCGACGACGCACCGCTGGTGTTCAAGGTCGGCAAAATCTCTGGCGGGTTCCGCGTGCGGGCCCGTGGCGCGGATATGAAAGTCCATGTGCGCAACCCGCGTCAGGCCGAACTGGCCCGTCTGATGCCCGAGAAACTGCCGCCCGACACATCGAAAATGCTGCTGTGCCCCATGCCGGGTCTGGTGGTGAAAATCGATGTAGAGGTCGGCGACGAGGTGCAGGAAGGCCAGAACCTCTGCACCATCGAGGCGATGAAGATGGAGAACATCCTGCGCGCCGAGAAGAAGGGCAAAGTGTCCAAGGTCAATGCCGCAGCGGGTGACAGCCTCGCTGTGGATGATGTCATCATCGAGTTCGAATAA